In Paenibacillus sp. BIC5C1, a genomic segment contains:
- a CDS encoding LLM class flavin-dependent oxidoreductase — protein MKLSVLEHGHINEGRTVQDTLQETVTLAKHADELGFSRFWMSEHHGSGALSFSSPEVMIAHVAAHTDRIRVGSGGVMLPHYSAYKVAENFRLLEALHPGRIDLGIGRAPGGMPIASRALNEGKSSNVQFFPQQIADLGGYFHEQLPEDHRFASLVAGPSVPTVPEVWLLGSSSEGARIAAAQGTAYAFAQFFGTPGGEEAMKHYRRHFKPSILNDKPHSMIAVSAFCAETEEAAAELARSNELFFLRLGRGLEQNSFPSLETVNNYPFTAMEMEQIRQRRSFSIVGTPDQVKDKITAMAERYEADEVIIASAIHSFQDRLRSFSLIAEAFNIKQD, from the coding sequence ATGAAACTTAGTGTACTTGAACATGGACATATTAATGAGGGACGGACGGTACAGGATACCCTTCAGGAGACTGTAACTCTTGCCAAACATGCAGATGAACTGGGCTTCTCCCGCTTCTGGATGTCGGAGCATCATGGCAGCGGAGCACTGTCATTTTCCAGTCCGGAAGTTATGATTGCACATGTCGCAGCACATACAGATCGAATTCGTGTAGGTTCAGGCGGCGTAATGCTGCCTCATTACAGTGCATATAAAGTTGCTGAGAACTTCCGTTTACTGGAAGCTCTACACCCTGGCCGAATCGATCTTGGCATTGGCAGAGCCCCGGGTGGCATGCCGATTGCCAGCAGAGCTTTGAATGAAGGAAAGTCATCGAATGTGCAATTTTTCCCACAGCAGATTGCCGATCTGGGTGGATACTTTCATGAACAGCTGCCGGAGGATCATCGTTTTGCTTCCCTAGTTGCTGGGCCATCCGTACCAACTGTTCCGGAAGTATGGTTGCTCGGCTCCAGTTCCGAAGGTGCGCGAATTGCTGCAGCACAAGGGACCGCTTACGCGTTTGCCCAATTTTTCGGAACGCCGGGTGGAGAGGAAGCGATGAAGCATTATCGCAGACACTTCAAGCCTTCTATCCTGAATGACAAACCACATTCCATGATTGCGGTGTCGGCATTCTGTGCAGAGACCGAAGAAGCAGCCGCTGAACTGGCTCGAAGTAATGAGTTATTCTTCCTGCGGCTTGGCCGGGGGCTGGAGCAGAACTCATTCCCATCCCTGGAAACGGTGAACAACTATCCATTTACGGCCATGGAGATGGAACAGATCCGTCAACGCCGTTCTTTTTCTATCGTCGGTACACCGGATCAAGTGAAGGACAAAATTACAGCAATGGCTGAACGCTATGAAGCAGATGAAGTTATTATTGCATCCGCGATTCACTCATTCCAAGATCGTTTACGTTCATTCAGCTTGATAGCGGAAGCCTTTAATATAAAGCAGGATTAA
- a CDS encoding metallophosphoesterase family protein: MSDIHGCYDEFNALLGLAAYDPEQDELILLGDYVDRGPKSKEVVEQIMQMHEQYNIIAIKGNHDAMMVKALNHNVEEYDKHWIRNGGLQTLASYVEVSLNDEQLDWDVYTEAKQWVRTHYEHHLRFLEQLPLVYEIPGYIFVHAGINPDVEDWRTQSERDFIWIREPFYSRPTSLEETVVFGHTPVKNLHKEPGVWFDPNGDKIGIDGGCAYGAQLNLLEIGEDGSLETLFVKRGETRQGPEV; encoded by the coding sequence ATTAGTGATATTCATGGCTGTTACGACGAATTCAATGCTCTGCTTGGGCTGGCAGCATACGATCCTGAGCAGGACGAGCTGATTTTGCTAGGTGATTATGTCGACCGCGGACCGAAGAGCAAAGAGGTCGTGGAGCAGATTATGCAGATGCACGAGCAGTACAACATTATTGCGATCAAAGGAAATCATGATGCGATGATGGTCAAGGCGCTGAACCATAATGTCGAGGAATATGACAAACACTGGATTCGCAATGGAGGTTTACAGACGCTGGCCAGCTATGTCGAGGTTTCTTTGAATGATGAGCAGTTGGACTGGGATGTGTATACTGAAGCCAAACAGTGGGTCCGTACACACTATGAGCATCATCTTCGTTTTTTGGAACAGCTTCCCCTTGTATACGAAATTCCTGGTTATATCTTTGTACATGCCGGGATTAATCCGGATGTGGAGGATTGGCGGACCCAGTCAGAGCGTGACTTCATTTGGATTCGGGAGCCATTCTATTCAAGACCAACCTCGCTTGAGGAGACGGTGGTATTCGGTCATACGCCAGTCAAAAACTTGCATAAGGAGCCAGGTGTATGGTTTGATCCGAATGGGGACAAGATTGGCATTGATGGCGGATGTGCTTATGGTGCTCAATTAAACTTGCTGGAGATCGGCGAAGATGGAAGTCTAGAGACTCTTTTTGTGAAAAGAGGAGAGACCCGTCAGGGTCCCGAGGTTTAA